Sequence from the Tenrec ecaudatus isolate mTenEca1 chromosome 6, mTenEca1.hap1, whole genome shotgun sequence genome:
ACAAGCTGTTCTAAGAAGGGCTTCCAACATCCACCTAGCCCTTACAGGGGGGTTACACTCCCTTAGTTGTGTCTGTCCTTACTTAGTCAGTGTCTCTCTCCTCTCTGACTTAAATATGTACCTTGGGGTCTTCCAACATCTCTACTCTGGTGAGAGGCAAGGGACCAGTGGCATCATGAACCTAAAAGGAGGGGTATGTACACCACATAGTCTCTGTTTTCTCCAACACGGACAGAACACCACCTGGAGTATGGAACCAGACCAGACTCTCATGTTGGATGGCAAGCTGACAGATGTATTTAAATATTGTAAGATATTTATTTGAAAGAGTAGATTAAGGAAACATGAACAAAGGCAGAAGCTTTATTCTTTGTTTTCATCGAGATCTTCCTTTCttatttcttgaaagaaatgaaaatcttTTTTAGTATATTCTTGAAAGCTTGTTTAACTTGCTGGTTCTTCAAACTGTAAATAAAGGGGTTTAACAAAGGCGCAACGGAGGTGTAGATAACAGCTACACCTTTTGATAAGGCCACCCTTTCTTCTGCTGAGGGCTTCATATAAATGAAGATACAGCTCCCATAAGTAAGGGCAACCACAACCATGTGCGAAGAACAAGTGGAAAAGGCCTTTGTTCTTTTCTGAGCAGAAGGAATTTTTAGAATGGTTTTgattatatatgtataggaaagacccaCCAACAGCAATGTCACCACAAGTGTTATAACTGCTGAAACAAAGGAGATCAACTCTAGGTAGTGAGTGTCAGTGCAAGAAATCTGCAAGACAGGAGAAGTGTCACACATGAAATGGTCAATTACTTTGGAAGCACAAAATTCCAGTTTCAATCCCATGACCAATGGTGGGAAGGTGATCAGAAAACCAGCTGCCCATGAACTGAGTACCAGATAATAACATACTCTATTGCTCATAATAGTGGGGTAGTGTAAGGGCTTGCAGATGGCAACATAACGATCATAAGACATGGCAGCCAGAAGGTAAAACTCAGTGACTcctaataaaaggaaaaagaataatTGAGATGCACAACTATTGTAGGAAATTCTTTTGTTTTTAGTCACAATGGTTGTCAGGAATCTAGGAATACAGGCTGTTGTCAATGACATTTCCAAGAAGGAGAAATTTCGGAGGAAGAAATACATTGGAGTCTTGAGGCAGGGATCCAGCAGAGTGAGGAGGATGATAATTAAATTTCCCATCAGGCTCAAAATGTAGTTGAAAAAGAGAAACAAGAAAATCAAAGTTTGCAACAGTGGATCATcagtcaatccaagcagaatgaactCAATTTCCCCTGATTggttcttcatttttcttcatccGAGCAAATCTAGAAACAATAAAAGGAGATGGCTCAAGTaagatctttttttaaatctcattcATACAAAAACCATATTAGGAAATCATTACTATGCAAATATTTTGGCAAATCAACTTAATAGAGTTCATCAAAATAAACATGCCTTAATTATCAACCATCTTTGCATGAATAAGTATTACTTATTGTTCTACCAGGTTATCTTAGTGTAAGTATGAGGTTGACTTTAGTAATTAGGAATAAGTAATCTAATAAAAAATTTTGTTAATCAGACTAGCATAGAAGTGATTGtcatcagtcagttctgactttaaTTACCTATGCtggtattcaatattcttttaaaTCCATATGCAATATTTTTCTCTAcagataaataataataaaatgcttGCCAGGGTGATTGGATACATTGTATTCAGTAAAAGTCATAGGAGTCTTTGAGGAAGATATTGAACATTCAGCATAAATCTATTAAATACCAAAATTAATTTATAGATCCCGTATTGCATTTACATAAGTTAACTTAAAAATACCTACTTTATTCAATTGTGCATTGTCTCATAAGTTATTAATGTATACTCTAGCTTAAATAAAAATAGTCTCTTCCATTATTGCATATAAGAATCTTACTAGTTTTTCCccaaatatttttattctttactcaaCATAAAAAACACATTTACTGTGATATAAGATTTTTTCTGAGTTTTGAGTGATAGCTATTGAAAGAAGTATAGTGTTCTTTTTTTCAAATTGCTTATTCTTCAGCTTTTTATGTGTAGTGGTCCCTTATATTGTTATTTGGCTctgaaaaggagagaaagaatgaGACAATATAGAGATTGTTCATCAATTCAAAGTATTTGTTTTAGCAGATCTCAGAATCAGAACCCGTAGATAATAGCAACTTTTCTTCTATTCTTTgactattaaaaatatgaaagatCATCGCGTTTATCCAATACGTATATTTATACCGATTTTCCTTTAACCTGGATGTTGCTTTACACTTACTATGAAGACAATTCTGTCTTCTTGAAAATATCATTGCTCACATCGTGTGGCTAGATTACAAATGTAGACACTGATGTCTTCAAAGGTTGCAGACTAGATGTTATTTTCTCTTCATAATGTTCTGTAAGATAACAGTTATAGTAAAAAGAAGATATAATGCTACACTTATATCAATCTGAATAACTGGTAGCTTTGAACACGGCATCGACAGAAAGATGGAACATTTATGATGATTAGGATGTCAGTGGTGATTTAATTTTAATCGCAGGACTTCCTTCCTCTATGATCTACGTATTTATTACAAATTACCGGTGGCTTCCCATATGCGAACtctaacttactgccattgagtcatcagAGCCGACTCAGAGCAATCGTTTTccagggtaaaactgctccttTAAGCTTCTGAGACagacctttatgggagtagaaagcccaccctTCTCCCAGCGAGTAAGTGGTGTTCTCACACTGTGGACCTTTTGGATCGCAGCCGTAAGCGtcactactataccaccagggctgatCTTTTTATATGCAGGATATACATTAATATGATTTCTCCTCTCCAAGGGCTTAAGctgtgttaagtgccatcaagtcagtctggCCTCATGCTAATCATTTGTACAAATGAGCAAAACACTGTGTAGTCTTGTACAAGcctcaaaattgttatgtttgagcgcattgttgcagcctcttggTCATTCTATTCCATCAAGATTCTTCCTCTTTCATGTTGACTTTGACAAGAACATATCATACAAACAAAAGTCAAGTAGTGAACTAGGAACATTATCATTTTTCTATTACTAGAAAAAGCTCATTATGTGAATCAGAACTATAATTCCAATGCTTTTCCTGAGAAGGATTCAGTGCAGAGGAACAATTTGGAAAGAATATGCACCTGAAAATAGTTCCCAATTTCTCATATAGTACAAGAAATCCCAGCACCCAGAAATTACCAATAATCTGATTATAAAAATACTCCTGATTGCCAGAATATATTTTTCTGATTTATTTCTGTAAGTAAACTTACACGACAATGATGCTCTAAGAGAAGGGTATTTTAGGAGGACTCACAGACTAAAGGTATCCACTTTTTGTAACAAAGAATGACTATATTTACACTTGAGCATTAACAACAGCTACAGGTTGTCAGTTCACAAATAAGAGACTCAAGGGGATTCATTGAAATaactggaagaaagaaaaagaaatctcatgtggaagctggtgctCTGGACCTACCACCAAttacttgttaaaaaaaaaaaacaacatttttttAACCACAAAATCCTAAATTGCCAACAATGCAAACTTAGGGAACATTCTCCCAAAAGATGACTAAGTAATTTAAACTCTACGTGAAATGTAAGATGTCAAGATCCTGAAAGTTCCTTTCCCTGGCGACATATCAGCAGTTCTACTGGCCCAGGTTGTATAGTAAACAGAACACTTTCTCTTGCTTCTTTTAACAATATAGCAAGATTCCCCAGACTTGATTATTACCTACCCCAATACATTAAAAAAGTAcatcaattgttcctatgttttatttttctattttgaatCAAAAATACACTTAAAGTTTCAAATACAGCACAATAACCATTCCTACACACACAAATCAATGTATGCCCTATTTCCTGATCAATACTTTAGTATGTACTCATTGACTAAAAAGGAACATTGTATGATTTAATAACATGAAATTACTTATATATATTAGGACAGTAGGACACTAACACTGATGATATGTTAATAACACCCAATAGGCCAATTTAATTGAATTTTACATGTTTATAGGAAAAGGGATATACATAGTTCAGAGTGATGTTTTCATTGGGCTGCCATGACTTTTTGTTGTTAGTCCTATGCTCATTGTTCCTTGGAATGAGCACAAGTAGGAATCGCTTCCTGTCAATTGGCCAGACTATTGATTACTTCCAGCATCCCATCtgtttgttaaaatatttcaattagtattctgtcaattcctggagccttgtttttcgccAATGTTTTAAGTGCAGGTTGAACTTCTGCCTTCAATAACAAGGGCATTTGATAGAAGCTATCGCTTTAAGTGTCTGAACAttgaattattattttggtacagtgactctgtgtttctttcattttcttttgatgctttctgcataattcaatattttacccttaaaaaacaacaacaataaattcaCGGCCGTCAAGTTGATAACTCATAGTAGAGTAGGATttctaaggttgtaaatcttcatcGAACCCTGGTGGTTGTAGTGGATTATAAATTGAGCTGCGAATTGAAAGATCAGCAGGTCAACATCACCAGTCAGTttactgggagaaagactgagctttctactcataAAAAAATACAgcatgggaaactcacaggggctgttcaaccctgtcttgtagggttgcgATAAGTCAGCAGTGGCTCCGggagagtgagtttggttttgccgaagaacatctttacaggagcagaaaaccccatctctcgcctatgaagtggctggtggttttgtactgctgatctttcaattagcagcccaatttataacccacgacaccacggGGGCTCCATTTTGCAcagagaattcttcaatattgatttgaatttgtttcttcagtgttttgttttgttttttagcttgAAAAATCATCAGCGTGTTCTTCCATGTTCCGTAACTCAAGGCCTGTGCATctcagagccctggtgctgcacTTGGTTACACATTTCCAGCTGAAATGTTGGCATTTTGAAACcatcagtggctctgtgggaggaagatgaagctttgtaCTTCTGTAAATACTAATCGTTCTCCTCTCCACTCTAGGGCTGCTGAGCTGGAATTCACGCCATAGTAGTGAATAAATAGTAAGTCCTTGCACTTTTTTTagccattgtattgggggcttgtacaactcctatcacagttcataccatccattgtgtcaagcacatttgtacatatgttaccattatcattttcaaaatattttctttctacttgagctcttggtattagatcatttccctcctctcccacccccttccctcatgaacccttgacaatttataaagtattattattttatcaagaCTTACACCTACCGCTGtcacccttaacccacttttctgttgttcgcccccctgggagggggttatatgtagatcattgtgattggtttcccctttatcACTCCACATTCTCCTAACCCTCCTGGTGtctccactctcattattggtcctgagcggtttgtctgtcctggattcctgtgtttcaagctcttatctgtaccagtg
This genomic interval carries:
- the LOC142450970 gene encoding olfactory receptor 6C6-like → MKNQSGEIEFILLGLTDDPLLQTLIFLFLFFNYILSLMGNLIIILLTLLDPCLKTPMYFFLRNFSFLEMSLTTACIPRFLTTIVTKNKRISYNSCASQLFFFLLLGVTEFYLLAAMSYDRYVAICKPLHYPTIMSNRVCYYLVLSSWAAGFLITFPPLVMGLKLEFCASKVIDHFMCDTSPVLQISCTDTHYLELISFVSAVITLVVTLLLVGLSYTYIIKTILKIPSAQKRTKAFSTCSSHMVVVALTYGSCIFIYMKPSAEERVALSKGVAVIYTSVAPLLNPFIYSLKNQQVKQAFKNILKKIFISFKK